In Vicia villosa cultivar HV-30 ecotype Madison, WI unplaced genomic scaffold, Vvil1.0 ctg.000084F_1_1_3, whole genome shotgun sequence, a single genomic region encodes these proteins:
- the LOC131623850 gene encoding transcriptional corepressor LEUNIG-like isoform X2 has translation MSQSKCDEVDKMLDAYIYDYLVKQQLYETARIFHDEAEVVPDVVRYAPDDFLFEWWSVFWELFMAKRGLSQSEPAVSYLKGMRKQEEKRRILFVSRRPAQQQKYGAETQVVNDNVLCSINNGRRQNWVTSNATKRNRDMLKPPLHGNALDEMRIKKMKTNNTGQLPIEHCALFNAVAAMSARQTSRQTFRSAFSILKENLQQDENQNQQLPGSIQGMTSNKNPMMGFRTFIHINHGGSNLTRKRRPLAELDQLHSELLQEDNLMLSSQSSNQFSPQQQLMLQAQQDLVNPFLCGFVGKRPRVLLNNQNIVPGKDGQSNYFGDSIPNIVTPAPIGFSELPYLVNIFGTANTTRQSFGSPSPPSMQTPLPTWQQNDLSSPVSTQTQWDNMDHHKSDVSVGDNFEALSCFADADQKGEVDNGFSFKEIKHGMASSHKVSCCHFSLDGKLLVTGGHDNKASLWCTESFNLKSTLHGHSKWITDVRFSPSMLCVATSSADKTVKVWGVNNPSHSIRTFTGHTRTVMSLDFHPKNDDLICSCDQMEIRYWSIENGSCVGVFKGGATQVRFQPGLGKLLAAAVNNLILILDAETLCCRIKLLGHNSIVHSVCWHSSGKYLASVSDDLVRIWDIGANVSGVYIHELDTAGSDDKIKSCVFHPIYHVLILGRDETLMLWDYIKRNVMFLRGHDELVSALAVSKVTGLVASVSHDKHFKIWM, from the exons ATGTCTCAATCCAAATGTGATGAAGTTGATAAAAT GTTAGATGCTTATATCTACGATTACCTCGTGAAGCAACAATTGTATGAAACTGCGAGAATTTTTCACGATGAAGCCGAGGTTGTACCCGATGTTG TTAGGTATGCACCTGATGATTTTCTCTTTGAGTGGTGGTCTGTTTTCTGGGAGTTATTTATGGCTAAGAGAGGTCTGTCACAATCAGAACCAGCAGTGTCTTATCTTAAG GGAATGCGGAAGCAAGAAGAGAAAAGGAGAATCCTGTTTGTGTCACGGAGACCTGCTCAGCAGCAGAAATATGGGGCTGAAACTCAAGTTGTTAATGACAATGTTCTCTGTTCCATAAACAATGGTCGTAGGCAGAACTGGGTAACTTCTAATGCAACAAAACGAAATAGGGACATGCTGAAGCCTCCCCTCCATGGAAATGCTTTAGATGAAATGAGAATTAAG AAAATGAAAACTAATAACACTGGTCAGCTTCCGATCGAGCATTGTGCCTTGTTTAACGCTGTAGCTGCAATGTCTGCCAGACAGACTTCAAG ACAAACATTCCGCAGTGCATTTAGCATTTTAAAAGAGAATCTTCAACAAGACGAAAATCAGAACCAGCAACTTCCAGGGTCTATacaa GGCATGACCAGTAATAAGAATCCAATGATGGGGTTCCGCACATTTATCCATATTAATCATG GTGGGAGCAATTTAACTCGGAAAAGGCGGCCTTTAGCA GAGCTGGATCAGCTTCACTCAGAACTTCTCCAGGAGGATAATTTGATGCTGTCTTCACAATCTTCCAATCAATTTTCACCACAGCAGCAACTTATGCTTCAGGCACAACAGGATTTAGTTAATCCGTTTCTCTGTGGTTTTGTTGGCAAAAGACCAAGGGTGCTtctaaataatcaaaatattGTTCCAGGGAAAGATGGCCAATCAAATTATTTTGGTGATTCAATTCCCAATATTGTAACACCTGCACCAATTGGTTTCTCTGAATTGCCTTATCTTGTCAATATCTTTGGAACTGCAAACACAACAAGACAATCTTTTGGTTCACCTTCTCCACCATCAATGCAGACACCACTGCCAACTTGGCAACAGAATGATTTGAGCTCACCTGTGTCAACACAGACTCAATGG GATAATATGGATCATCACAAGAGTGATGTGTCTGTGGGTGACAATTTTGAGGCATTATCATGCTTCGCTGATGCAGACCAAAAAGGAGAAGTTGACAACG GATTCTCATTTAAGGAGATCAAGCATGGAATGGCTAGTTCACATAAAGTTAGTTGCTGCCACTTCTCCTTGGATGGAAAACTACTTGTTACGGGTGGTCATGATAACAAG GCTTCTCTTTGGTGCACAGAATCGTTTAACCTGAAATCTACTCTTCACGGGCACTCGAAATGGATAACTGATGTTAGATTTTCCCCAAGCATGTTGTGTGTTGCTACGTCCTCAGCTGACAAAACTGTAAAGGTTTGGGGTGTTAACAAT CCTAGTCATTCTATTCGGACATTTACAGGGCATACAAGAACTGTGATGTCACTAGACTTTCACCCAAAAAATGATGACCTTATTTGCTCTTGTGATCAAATGGAGATAAGATATTGGAGTATTGAAAATGGTAGTTGTGTTGGGGTTTTCAAG GGTGGTGCAACTCAGGTGAGATTTCAACCTGGTTTGGGAAAGCTTCTTGCAGCAGCAGTAAATAATCTAATACTCATTCTTGATGCAGAAACTCTGTGTTGCAGAATTAAATTGCTG GGCCACAATAGCATTGTTCATTCGGTGTGCTGGCACTCGTCTGGAAAATATCTGGCCTCTGTCAGTGATGATCTCGTGAGAATCTGGGACATTGGTGCCAATGTCAGTGGGGTGTATATTCATGAACTGGATACAGCTGGGTCTGATGACAAAATCAAGAGCTGTGTTTTTCATCCCATTTATCATGTTCTGATCCTTGGCCGCGACGAG ACTCTTATGCTGTGGGATTATATAAAGAGAAATGTAATGTTTCTGCGTGGACACGACGAGCTTGTATCTGCCTTGGCAGTATCCAAAGTTACTGGATTGGTGGCTTCAGTTAGTCATGACAAACATTTCAAAATCTGGATGTGA
- the LOC131623850 gene encoding transcriptional corepressor LEUNIG-like isoform X1 codes for MSQSKCDEVDKMLDAYIYDYLVKQQLYETARIFHDEAEVVPDVVRYAPDDFLFEWWSVFWELFMAKRGLSQSEPAVSYLKAQGMRKQEEKRRILFVSRRPAQQQKYGAETQVVNDNVLCSINNGRRQNWVTSNATKRNRDMLKPPLHGNALDEMRIKKMKTNNTGQLPIEHCALFNAVAAMSARQTSRQTFRSAFSILKENLQQDENQNQQLPGSIQGMTSNKNPMMGFRTFIHINHGGSNLTRKRRPLAELDQLHSELLQEDNLMLSSQSSNQFSPQQQLMLQAQQDLVNPFLCGFVGKRPRVLLNNQNIVPGKDGQSNYFGDSIPNIVTPAPIGFSELPYLVNIFGTANTTRQSFGSPSPPSMQTPLPTWQQNDLSSPVSTQTQWDNMDHHKSDVSVGDNFEALSCFADADQKGEVDNGFSFKEIKHGMASSHKVSCCHFSLDGKLLVTGGHDNKASLWCTESFNLKSTLHGHSKWITDVRFSPSMLCVATSSADKTVKVWGVNNPSHSIRTFTGHTRTVMSLDFHPKNDDLICSCDQMEIRYWSIENGSCVGVFKGGATQVRFQPGLGKLLAAAVNNLILILDAETLCCRIKLLGHNSIVHSVCWHSSGKYLASVSDDLVRIWDIGANVSGVYIHELDTAGSDDKIKSCVFHPIYHVLILGRDETLMLWDYIKRNVMFLRGHDELVSALAVSKVTGLVASVSHDKHFKIWM; via the exons ATGTCTCAATCCAAATGTGATGAAGTTGATAAAAT GTTAGATGCTTATATCTACGATTACCTCGTGAAGCAACAATTGTATGAAACTGCGAGAATTTTTCACGATGAAGCCGAGGTTGTACCCGATGTTG TTAGGTATGCACCTGATGATTTTCTCTTTGAGTGGTGGTCTGTTTTCTGGGAGTTATTTATGGCTAAGAGAGGTCTGTCACAATCAGAACCAGCAGTGTCTTATCTTAAG GCTCAGGGAATGCGGAAGCAAGAAGAGAAAAGGAGAATCCTGTTTGTGTCACGGAGACCTGCTCAGCAGCAGAAATATGGGGCTGAAACTCAAGTTGTTAATGACAATGTTCTCTGTTCCATAAACAATGGTCGTAGGCAGAACTGGGTAACTTCTAATGCAACAAAACGAAATAGGGACATGCTGAAGCCTCCCCTCCATGGAAATGCTTTAGATGAAATGAGAATTAAG AAAATGAAAACTAATAACACTGGTCAGCTTCCGATCGAGCATTGTGCCTTGTTTAACGCTGTAGCTGCAATGTCTGCCAGACAGACTTCAAG ACAAACATTCCGCAGTGCATTTAGCATTTTAAAAGAGAATCTTCAACAAGACGAAAATCAGAACCAGCAACTTCCAGGGTCTATacaa GGCATGACCAGTAATAAGAATCCAATGATGGGGTTCCGCACATTTATCCATATTAATCATG GTGGGAGCAATTTAACTCGGAAAAGGCGGCCTTTAGCA GAGCTGGATCAGCTTCACTCAGAACTTCTCCAGGAGGATAATTTGATGCTGTCTTCACAATCTTCCAATCAATTTTCACCACAGCAGCAACTTATGCTTCAGGCACAACAGGATTTAGTTAATCCGTTTCTCTGTGGTTTTGTTGGCAAAAGACCAAGGGTGCTtctaaataatcaaaatattGTTCCAGGGAAAGATGGCCAATCAAATTATTTTGGTGATTCAATTCCCAATATTGTAACACCTGCACCAATTGGTTTCTCTGAATTGCCTTATCTTGTCAATATCTTTGGAACTGCAAACACAACAAGACAATCTTTTGGTTCACCTTCTCCACCATCAATGCAGACACCACTGCCAACTTGGCAACAGAATGATTTGAGCTCACCTGTGTCAACACAGACTCAATGG GATAATATGGATCATCACAAGAGTGATGTGTCTGTGGGTGACAATTTTGAGGCATTATCATGCTTCGCTGATGCAGACCAAAAAGGAGAAGTTGACAACG GATTCTCATTTAAGGAGATCAAGCATGGAATGGCTAGTTCACATAAAGTTAGTTGCTGCCACTTCTCCTTGGATGGAAAACTACTTGTTACGGGTGGTCATGATAACAAG GCTTCTCTTTGGTGCACAGAATCGTTTAACCTGAAATCTACTCTTCACGGGCACTCGAAATGGATAACTGATGTTAGATTTTCCCCAAGCATGTTGTGTGTTGCTACGTCCTCAGCTGACAAAACTGTAAAGGTTTGGGGTGTTAACAAT CCTAGTCATTCTATTCGGACATTTACAGGGCATACAAGAACTGTGATGTCACTAGACTTTCACCCAAAAAATGATGACCTTATTTGCTCTTGTGATCAAATGGAGATAAGATATTGGAGTATTGAAAATGGTAGTTGTGTTGGGGTTTTCAAG GGTGGTGCAACTCAGGTGAGATTTCAACCTGGTTTGGGAAAGCTTCTTGCAGCAGCAGTAAATAATCTAATACTCATTCTTGATGCAGAAACTCTGTGTTGCAGAATTAAATTGCTG GGCCACAATAGCATTGTTCATTCGGTGTGCTGGCACTCGTCTGGAAAATATCTGGCCTCTGTCAGTGATGATCTCGTGAGAATCTGGGACATTGGTGCCAATGTCAGTGGGGTGTATATTCATGAACTGGATACAGCTGGGTCTGATGACAAAATCAAGAGCTGTGTTTTTCATCCCATTTATCATGTTCTGATCCTTGGCCGCGACGAG ACTCTTATGCTGTGGGATTATATAAAGAGAAATGTAATGTTTCTGCGTGGACACGACGAGCTTGTATCTGCCTTGGCAGTATCCAAAGTTACTGGATTGGTGGCTTCAGTTAGTCATGACAAACATTTCAAAATCTGGATGTGA